In a genomic window of Penaeus vannamei isolate JL-2024 chromosome 10, ASM4276789v1, whole genome shotgun sequence:
- the LOC138862822 gene encoding ubiquitin-like FUBI-ribosomal protein eS30 fusion protein: MIYVRWKTTHVVDDAEEQTVGDVRSRLCQAEGLPLKEVRLYAAGSLLEDDSFALADLSVDTIEVNVALRGGKVHGSLSRAGKVKGQTPFVEKKEKKRGKRGRAKRREQYECRLFLERESSSGSKGPNAQGGSSA; encoded by the coding sequence ATGATCTACGTGCGCTGGAAAACCACGCACGTCGTGGACGACGCCGAAGAGCAGACTGTAGGAGACGTGCGCTCCCGCTTGTGCCAGGCAGAGGGTCTGCCCCTGAAGGAGGTGAGGCTGTACGCCGCGGGCTCACTCCTCGAGGACGACAGCTTCGCCCTGGCCGACCTGAGCGTTGACACCATCGAGGTCAACGTCGCCCTTAGGGGAGGGAAGGTCCACGGATCCCTGTCCCGCGCGGGGAAGGTCAAGGGCCAGACGCCCTTcgtagaaaagaaggagaagaagaggggcaaGCGCGGCCGGGCGAAGCGCAGGGAGCAGTACGAGTGCCGCCTCTTCCTCGAGAGAGAGTCCTCCTCGGGCAGCAAAGGGCCCAATGCCCAGGGAGGCTCCAGTGCGTAG